Proteins encoded by one window of Centroberyx gerrardi isolate f3 chromosome 21, fCenGer3.hap1.cur.20231027, whole genome shotgun sequence:
- the LOC139932638 gene encoding insulin receptor substrate 2-like isoform X2, whose amino-acid sequence MASPPATGGHLLSNGTNSVKKCGYLRKQKHGHRRFFVLREPTDCCPARLEYYESEKKWRNKSAAKRVITLDSCLCVNKRADAKHKHLIALYTKDEYFAVAAENEQDQESWYRVLTDLITEGKVYDSPASTSSLVGFEEASYGLITPATAAYKEVWQVNLKSKGLGQIKNLTGVYRLCLSSRTISFVKLNSEVAAVSLQLMNIRRCGHSDSFFFIEVGRSAVTGPGEFWMQAEDSVVAQNIHETILEAMKAMKELSEFRPRSKSQSASTNPISVPTRRNLNNLPPSQTGLVRRSRTDSMAATSPGRKFTSCRIRTASEGDGSMTRPVSMSISVSGSPTSPNSGNHLSRSHTLSSGRTCRMLESSSNLQHSRSMPVSNSPPASSSPISMSPRGGCNIFTPDKARRPFSCSASISGSLSDTGFMLCDEYSSSPSDPRFLPLTRSDTPDSLSSTPPSRDASDPCGYMMMDGANGSRPGAGGEGLALDKAYRKRTYSLTTPRQQRVVAPLSSASLDEYTLMRMAHGHSSHSASPKVSYPEDYGDIEIGSSRSSCSNLGDDGYMPMTPGVAQQSGKVDNYVPMSPMCVSAPKQIVNPRVHPQAKTNSPCSGSLEDSGYMRMWCGSKSSMESPDSRLANGEYMNMSPGNPQPLQTPPDYYLGPLAGEPASVRPAYQASSLPHPTKLQTSKNEDNNNQYVLMSPQSQRPRGGESDYYSVMQPSAAQASAPSPVRHSRAENLSYRGRLGRPNRLSLDTLRTLPSMNEHPLPGEPRSPGEYINIDFSGSKFSPPSTVSTESRSSSLGSSSGGRRRSPLSDYMNLDLGSHLPKEADTPAERLDTLPDLSMCPCSEDGVYHLGGERGAQGLADEVKNDYTEMTFGMASSPPQLVPLTTASQSSRERRLSLEDQGVPGGIGVFLLGATSSSTVDPDCSAKVIRANPQGRRRHSSETFSSTATVTPVFPSFARSDTVKRHSSVENISSRSSEGSDEEYGSPVNRQTSAGYQNGLNYIALNLLDDRDVEKCEDLVGFKPTSSCKGGINGLHTTPYVCLGFKEAATTAKD is encoded by the exons ATGGCAAGTCCTCCGGCGACGGGAGGACACCTGTTATCCAATGGGACAAACAGCGTGAAGAAGTGCGGATACCTGAGGAAGCAGAAACACGGACACCGGCGCTTTTTCGTGCTCAGAGAGCCGACCGACTGCTGCCCTGCCCGGCTGGAGTATTATGAGAGCGAGAAGAAATGGAGAAACAAGTCCGCTGCGAAACGGGTCATAACTTTGGACTCCTGTCTGTGCGTAAACAAGCGGGCGGACGCCAAACACAAGCACCTCATCGCCCTTTACACCAAGGACGAATACTTCGCCGTGGCTGCAGAGAACGAGCAGGACCAGGAGAGCTGGTACCGGGTTTTGACTGATCTTATAACCGAGGGGAAGGTGTACGACAGCCCCGCTTCCACGTCCTCGCTTGTGGGCTTTGAGGAGGCCAGCTACGGTCTCATTACACCTGCAACAGCTGCCTATAAGGAGGTATGGCAAGTCAACTTGAAATCCAAGGGACTGGGTCAGATCAAGAACCTGACGGGGGTGTACAGGCTGTGTTTGTCCAGCCGGACCATCAGCTTTGTCAAACTGAACTCAGAAGTGGCTGCTGTTAGTTTACAGCTCATGAACATCCGGAGATGTGGCCACTCGGACAGCTTTTTCTTCATTGAGGTGGGCCGGTCGGCGGTCACCGGGCCTGGGGAGTTCTGGATGCAGGCAGAGGACTCGGTGGTGGCACAGAACATCCATGAGACCATCCTGGAGGCTATGAAAGCCATGAAGGAGCTGTCTGAGTTCAGACCGCGCAGCAAAAGCCAGTCCGCCAGCACCAACCCCATCTCTGTGCCCACACGACGCAACCTCAACAACCTCCCCCCCAGTCAGACGGGGCTGGTGCGACGATCCAGAACGGACAGCATGGCAGCCACGTCCCCGGGAAGAAAGTTCACGTCCTGCCGGATAAGAACGGCCAGCGAGGGAGACGGCAGCATGACCCGGCCGGTGTCCATGTCCATATCTGTGAGCGGGAGTCCCACCAGTCCAAACTCTGGAAACCACCTCAGCAGGTCCCACACCCTCAGCAGCGGGCGCACCTGCAGAATGCTGGAGTCCTCCTCCAACCTGCAGCACAGCAGGTCCATGCCGGTGTCCAACTCCCCTCCGGCCTCCTCCAGCCCCATCAGCATGTCTCCCAGAGGCGGGTGCAACATCTTCACCCCCGACAAAGCCCGGCGTCCCTTCAGCTGCAGCGCCTCCATCTCAGGCTCCCTCAGCGACACTGGCTTCATGCTGTGCGACGAGTACAGCTCCAGCCCCAGCGATCCCAGGTTCCTCCCTCTGACCCGGAGCGACACCCCCGACTCCCTGTCCAGCACACCCCCCTCCCGCGATGCCAGCGACCCTTGCGGCTACATGATGATGGACGGGGCGAACGGCAGCAGGCCCGGAGCCGGCGGGGAGGGTCTGGCGTTGGACAAGGCTTACAGGAAGCGTACCTACTCCCTCACCACGCCGCGTCAGCAGAGGGTGGTGGCGCCGCTGTCCTCGGCCTCCCTGGACGAGTACACGCTCATGAGGATGGCCCATGGACACAGCTCTCACTCCGCCTCCCCCAAAGTGTCTTACCCCGAGGATTACGGGGACATCGAAATCGGCTCGTCCAGGAGCTCCTGTAGCAACCTGGGCGATGACGGCTACATGCCCATGACGCCGGGCGTGGCGCAGCAGTCCGGCAAGGTCGACAACTACGTGCCCATGAGCCCCATGTGTGTCTCGGCTCCCAAGCAGATCGTGAACCCCAGGGTGCACCCCCAGGCCAAGACCAACTCCCCCTGCAGTGGCTCTCTGGAGGACAGCGGCTACATGAGGATGTGGTGTGGCTCCAAATCCTCCATGGAGAGCCCGGACAGCCGGCTGGCTAACGGGGAATACATGAACATGTCACCTGGCAACCCACAGCCACTCCAGACCCCACCTGACTACTACCTGGGCCCGCTGGCTGGTGAGCCGGCATCAGTTCGGCCAGCTTACCAGGCCAGCTCTCTACCGCACCCAACCAAACTGCAGACCTCCAAGAACGAAGATAACAACAACCAGTATGTCCTGATGAGCCCTCAGAGCCAGAGGCCGAGAGGGGGGGAGTCAGACTACTACTCAGTGATGCAGCCCAGTGCGGCTCAGGCCTCAGCACCCTCCCCGGTCAGACACAGCCGGGCGGAGAATCTGTCGTACCGTGGGAGGCTGGGCAGACCCAACAGGCTGTCCCTGGACACCCTGAGGACCCTGCCCAGTATGAACGAGCACCCGCTGCCCGGAGAGCCCCGGAGCCCCGGGGAGTACATCAACATTGACTTTAGCGGCAGCAAATTCTCCCCGCCCTCCACCGTGTCCACAGAAAGCCGGTCTTCATCTCTGGGTTCCAGCAGCGGGGGACGGAGGAGATCCCCGCTCTCCGACTACATGAACCTGGATCTGGGCTCGCACTTGCCCAAGGAGGCCGACACCCCCGCCGAACGCTTGGATACTCTTCCGGACTTATCCATGTGCCCCTGCTCAGAGGATGGAGTGTACCATCTGGGTGGTGAGAGGGGGGCTCAGGGCCTCGCTGATGAGGTGAAAAATGACTACACTGAGATGACGTTTGGGATGGCCAGCTCACCTCCACAGCTCGTTCCTCTGACCACAGCAAG ccagagcagcagggagaggaggctcTCTTTGGAGGACCAGGGGGTCCCAGGGGGCATCGGGGTGTTCCTGCTCGGGGCCACCTCCTCTTCCACGGTGGACCCCGACTGCTCAGCCAAGGTGATCCGGGCAAACCCGCAGGGACGCCGGCGCCACAGCTCCGAGACCTTCTCCTCCACCGCCACCGTGACGCCCGTCTTCCCCTCGTTCGCCCGCAGCGACACGGTGAAGAGGCACAGCTCGGTGGAGAACATCTCGTCCCGGAGCAGCGAGGGCTCCGACGAGGAGTACGGGAGCCCGGTGAACCGGCAGACGTCGGCCGGCTACCAGAACGGACTGAACTACATCGCCTTGAACCTGCTGGACGACAGGGACGTGGAGAAGTGCGAGGACCTGGTTGGCTTCAAACCCACCAGCAGCTGCAAAGGGGGTATCAATGGATTACACACCACACCGTACGTCTGTTTGGGTTTCAAGGAGGCTGCGACTACTGCAAAAG
- the LOC139932638 gene encoding insulin receptor substrate 2-like isoform X1, producing MASPPATGGHLLSNGTNSVKKCGYLRKQKHGHRRFFVLREPTDCCPARLEYYESEKKWRNKSAAKRVITLDSCLCVNKRADAKHKHLIALYTKDEYFAVAAENEQDQESWYRVLTDLITEGKVYDSPASTSSLVGFEEASYGLITPATAAYKEVWQVNLKSKGLGQIKNLTGVYRLCLSSRTISFVKLNSEVAAVSLQLMNIRRCGHSDSFFFIEVGRSAVTGPGEFWMQAEDSVVAQNIHETILEAMKAMKELSEFRPRSKSQSASTNPISVPTRRNLNNLPPSQTGLVRRSRTDSMAATSPGRKFTSCRIRTASEGDGSMTRPVSMSISVSGSPTSPNSGNHLSRSHTLSSGRTCRMLESSSNLQHSRSMPVSNSPPASSSPISMSPRGGCNIFTPDKARRPFSCSASISGSLSDTGFMLCDEYSSSPSDPRFLPLTRSDTPDSLSSTPPSRDASDPCGYMMMDGANGSRPGAGGEGLALDKAYRKRTYSLTTPRQQRVVAPLSSASLDEYTLMRMAHGHSSHSASPKVSYPEDYGDIEIGSSRSSCSNLGDDGYMPMTPGVAQQSGKVDNYVPMSPMCVSAPKQIVNPRVHPQAKTNSPCSGSLEDSGYMRMWCGSKSSMESPDSRLANGEYMNMSPGNPQPLQTPPDYYLGPLAGEPASVRPAYQASSLPHPTKLQTSKNEDNNNQYVLMSPQSQRPRGGESDYYSVMQPSAAQASAPSPVRHSRAENLSYRGRLGRPNRLSLDTLRTLPSMNEHPLPGEPRSPGEYINIDFSGSKFSPPSTVSTESRSSSLGSSSGGRRRSPLSDYMNLDLGSHLPKEADTPAERLDTLPDLSMCPCSEDGVYHLGGERGAQGLADEVKNDYTEMTFGMASSPPQLVPLTTASSQSSRERRLSLEDQGVPGGIGVFLLGATSSSTVDPDCSAKVIRANPQGRRRHSSETFSSTATVTPVFPSFARSDTVKRHSSVENISSRSSEGSDEEYGSPVNRQTSAGYQNGLNYIALNLLDDRDVEKCEDLVGFKPTSSCKGGINGLHTTPYVCLGFKEAATTAKD from the exons ATGGCAAGTCCTCCGGCGACGGGAGGACACCTGTTATCCAATGGGACAAACAGCGTGAAGAAGTGCGGATACCTGAGGAAGCAGAAACACGGACACCGGCGCTTTTTCGTGCTCAGAGAGCCGACCGACTGCTGCCCTGCCCGGCTGGAGTATTATGAGAGCGAGAAGAAATGGAGAAACAAGTCCGCTGCGAAACGGGTCATAACTTTGGACTCCTGTCTGTGCGTAAACAAGCGGGCGGACGCCAAACACAAGCACCTCATCGCCCTTTACACCAAGGACGAATACTTCGCCGTGGCTGCAGAGAACGAGCAGGACCAGGAGAGCTGGTACCGGGTTTTGACTGATCTTATAACCGAGGGGAAGGTGTACGACAGCCCCGCTTCCACGTCCTCGCTTGTGGGCTTTGAGGAGGCCAGCTACGGTCTCATTACACCTGCAACAGCTGCCTATAAGGAGGTATGGCAAGTCAACTTGAAATCCAAGGGACTGGGTCAGATCAAGAACCTGACGGGGGTGTACAGGCTGTGTTTGTCCAGCCGGACCATCAGCTTTGTCAAACTGAACTCAGAAGTGGCTGCTGTTAGTTTACAGCTCATGAACATCCGGAGATGTGGCCACTCGGACAGCTTTTTCTTCATTGAGGTGGGCCGGTCGGCGGTCACCGGGCCTGGGGAGTTCTGGATGCAGGCAGAGGACTCGGTGGTGGCACAGAACATCCATGAGACCATCCTGGAGGCTATGAAAGCCATGAAGGAGCTGTCTGAGTTCAGACCGCGCAGCAAAAGCCAGTCCGCCAGCACCAACCCCATCTCTGTGCCCACACGACGCAACCTCAACAACCTCCCCCCCAGTCAGACGGGGCTGGTGCGACGATCCAGAACGGACAGCATGGCAGCCACGTCCCCGGGAAGAAAGTTCACGTCCTGCCGGATAAGAACGGCCAGCGAGGGAGACGGCAGCATGACCCGGCCGGTGTCCATGTCCATATCTGTGAGCGGGAGTCCCACCAGTCCAAACTCTGGAAACCACCTCAGCAGGTCCCACACCCTCAGCAGCGGGCGCACCTGCAGAATGCTGGAGTCCTCCTCCAACCTGCAGCACAGCAGGTCCATGCCGGTGTCCAACTCCCCTCCGGCCTCCTCCAGCCCCATCAGCATGTCTCCCAGAGGCGGGTGCAACATCTTCACCCCCGACAAAGCCCGGCGTCCCTTCAGCTGCAGCGCCTCCATCTCAGGCTCCCTCAGCGACACTGGCTTCATGCTGTGCGACGAGTACAGCTCCAGCCCCAGCGATCCCAGGTTCCTCCCTCTGACCCGGAGCGACACCCCCGACTCCCTGTCCAGCACACCCCCCTCCCGCGATGCCAGCGACCCTTGCGGCTACATGATGATGGACGGGGCGAACGGCAGCAGGCCCGGAGCCGGCGGGGAGGGTCTGGCGTTGGACAAGGCTTACAGGAAGCGTACCTACTCCCTCACCACGCCGCGTCAGCAGAGGGTGGTGGCGCCGCTGTCCTCGGCCTCCCTGGACGAGTACACGCTCATGAGGATGGCCCATGGACACAGCTCTCACTCCGCCTCCCCCAAAGTGTCTTACCCCGAGGATTACGGGGACATCGAAATCGGCTCGTCCAGGAGCTCCTGTAGCAACCTGGGCGATGACGGCTACATGCCCATGACGCCGGGCGTGGCGCAGCAGTCCGGCAAGGTCGACAACTACGTGCCCATGAGCCCCATGTGTGTCTCGGCTCCCAAGCAGATCGTGAACCCCAGGGTGCACCCCCAGGCCAAGACCAACTCCCCCTGCAGTGGCTCTCTGGAGGACAGCGGCTACATGAGGATGTGGTGTGGCTCCAAATCCTCCATGGAGAGCCCGGACAGCCGGCTGGCTAACGGGGAATACATGAACATGTCACCTGGCAACCCACAGCCACTCCAGACCCCACCTGACTACTACCTGGGCCCGCTGGCTGGTGAGCCGGCATCAGTTCGGCCAGCTTACCAGGCCAGCTCTCTACCGCACCCAACCAAACTGCAGACCTCCAAGAACGAAGATAACAACAACCAGTATGTCCTGATGAGCCCTCAGAGCCAGAGGCCGAGAGGGGGGGAGTCAGACTACTACTCAGTGATGCAGCCCAGTGCGGCTCAGGCCTCAGCACCCTCCCCGGTCAGACACAGCCGGGCGGAGAATCTGTCGTACCGTGGGAGGCTGGGCAGACCCAACAGGCTGTCCCTGGACACCCTGAGGACCCTGCCCAGTATGAACGAGCACCCGCTGCCCGGAGAGCCCCGGAGCCCCGGGGAGTACATCAACATTGACTTTAGCGGCAGCAAATTCTCCCCGCCCTCCACCGTGTCCACAGAAAGCCGGTCTTCATCTCTGGGTTCCAGCAGCGGGGGACGGAGGAGATCCCCGCTCTCCGACTACATGAACCTGGATCTGGGCTCGCACTTGCCCAAGGAGGCCGACACCCCCGCCGAACGCTTGGATACTCTTCCGGACTTATCCATGTGCCCCTGCTCAGAGGATGGAGTGTACCATCTGGGTGGTGAGAGGGGGGCTCAGGGCCTCGCTGATGAGGTGAAAAATGACTACACTGAGATGACGTTTGGGATGGCCAGCTCACCTCCACAGCTCGTTCCTCTGACCACAGCAAG CAGccagagcagcagggagaggaggctcTCTTTGGAGGACCAGGGGGTCCCAGGGGGCATCGGGGTGTTCCTGCTCGGGGCCACCTCCTCTTCCACGGTGGACCCCGACTGCTCAGCCAAGGTGATCCGGGCAAACCCGCAGGGACGCCGGCGCCACAGCTCCGAGACCTTCTCCTCCACCGCCACCGTGACGCCCGTCTTCCCCTCGTTCGCCCGCAGCGACACGGTGAAGAGGCACAGCTCGGTGGAGAACATCTCGTCCCGGAGCAGCGAGGGCTCCGACGAGGAGTACGGGAGCCCGGTGAACCGGCAGACGTCGGCCGGCTACCAGAACGGACTGAACTACATCGCCTTGAACCTGCTGGACGACAGGGACGTGGAGAAGTGCGAGGACCTGGTTGGCTTCAAACCCACCAGCAGCTGCAAAGGGGGTATCAATGGATTACACACCACACCGTACGTCTGTTTGGGTTTCAAGGAGGCTGCGACTACTGCAAAAG